One region of Desulfovibrio intestinalis genomic DNA includes:
- a CDS encoding CoB--CoM heterodisulfide reductase iron-sulfur subunit B family protein, with product MNFAYYPGCSARGSSKDYEMSTQAVCKALDINLVDIPDWNCCGSTPAHAVDTELSAALCVRNLDIAAQQQAELLLTPCPSCLSNLKLAANRMQDAAFRTRVDELLDGPSAKNFPPVTSVMQGIAETIDMDAIAARVRKSLKGLRLAAYYGCLMSRPAEIMNFGDPENPTLMESMLTACGAEMVDFPLKTACCGASFGIPERVMTARNSGRILDLATQLGVDAVIVACPLCQMNLDLRQPQASKEMGTTFNLPVLYFTQMMGIAFGLDHKELGLSKLRVSAEGLIRKLDELRRNSAADSKAAEGGRS from the coding sequence ATGAATTTTGCCTACTACCCAGGCTGCTCGGCCAGGGGGTCTTCCAAGGACTACGAAATGTCCACTCAGGCCGTCTGCAAGGCCCTGGACATCAACCTTGTGGATATCCCGGACTGGAACTGCTGTGGTTCCACCCCGGCCCATGCCGTGGATACCGAACTTTCCGCCGCGCTCTGCGTGCGCAATCTGGACATAGCCGCCCAGCAGCAGGCCGAGCTTTTGCTCACGCCCTGCCCGAGCTGTTTGTCCAACCTCAAGCTGGCCGCCAACCGCATGCAGGACGCCGCCTTCCGCACACGTGTGGACGAACTGCTTGACGGCCCTTCGGCCAAAAACTTCCCGCCCGTGACCTCCGTCATGCAGGGTATTGCCGAAACCATTGATATGGACGCCATCGCCGCCCGCGTGCGCAAAAGCCTCAAGGGCTTGCGACTGGCCGCCTATTACGGCTGTCTCATGAGCCGCCCTGCGGAAATCATGAACTTCGGCGACCCGGAAAATCCCACGCTTATGGAAAGCATGCTGACTGCCTGTGGGGCAGAAATGGTGGACTTTCCCCTCAAGACGGCCTGTTGCGGCGCATCGTTCGGCATTCCCGAACGCGTCATGACGGCCCGTAACTCGGGCCGCATTCTTGACCTTGCCACCCAGCTTGGCGTGGACGCCGTTATCGTGGCCTGTCCTCTCTGCCAGATGAACCTTGACCTGCGCCAGCCGCAGGCCTCCAAGGAAATGGGCACGACCTTCAATCTGCCCGTGCTCTATTTTACTCAGATGATGGGCATAGCCTTTGGCCTTGACCACAAGGAACTGGGGCTCAGCAAGCTGCGCGTCAGTGCTGAAGGCCTCATCCGCAAGCTGGACGAACTGCGGCGTAACTCCGCCGCCGACTCCAAGGCCGCTGAAGGAGGCAGGTCATGA